The genomic DNA TCTATCCAAAGAAGAGAAAAATCGATAATATTATCGTGTTCAAAAAACCCCTCGAGACACTTTTTCGTTTACTCCCTCCCGCAATCCCGAACCCTAGCCCGCTCACTCTCCTTCCCGTCTCCCCGACAGCCTCTCCCTCACGCTCCTGCTCCGAGCCGCCACCCTCCCCCTCTgtgctctctccctcccccccgccgcctcccctccccttctccctctccgctCGCCTCCGTTGCCCCTCCCCGGCGGTGCTCCTCCtgctctccgccgccgtcgcccgctcccagtcggagggagaggaggcggtCTGTGCGAGATCCGCGATGGCCTGGCAGTTTGGGAGCCGCGCGGCCcctcgccgcggccaccgccgtGCTCTACATCCGCCTCTACAGCCCCCGCATTCGTGCGTCCCTCCGCGCGGTGCTTGCGCCCAAGCGCCGCCCACGCATCGAAGCCGGCTTCAGCGGTGTCGACGAGGTCGAGGAGCCGCTCATGTCTTGGATCTACCTACAGTCCTCGCCGGCCGTCGTCGGGCCAGGCGCCGCCTTCCTGTGGGAGCTATCCCTCGGCTCCGCAGAGATCCGCGAGTGGCCGCCCCTCCCGTCCCTGCGCCGTTCcctgtagccgccgccgccgccgcctcctggtGGCCGCTGCTCGAGGACCCGCGCATCCGCGACTCCCATTTCATGATAGAAGACATCCGCCTGTCGCGCCTCAAGAGGCTCGCCATGCTCGGCGCTGGGAGGAGCGAGGCGGCGACCCGTGCCTAGCTTGCGGGAGTCGCGGCGGCTGGCGCGGGGGAGCGGTGGCAGGCGTGCAGGAGCCGCGGCGTCCGGCGCGGGAAGCTCCAAGGGGTGCGTCGCAAGGTTGAAGGGAACTGGAAGCCGGCTCCAAGATCCGTGGCGTGTGGCCAATattcatggcggcggcggcggcagtgcagATCGAGCTGCGGCACAGCGAGCCAGGAACTCCCACCGCGGCTGGTAAAAACCTGAAAAGTACTCGATTCTGGATCAAACATCATTGGCTCATTGCTCACCGTAGAAGTTCATCGTATCAGCGACATTGTTACAGTGTTGGCAGCTAGCCACAAAATGTTGCTACATTCTTTTGGAGGGAAGCAAGCTAACACAGCTCATTTTAAAGAGAAAACTAATTAAATCTTCTTACAGGTTCCTTGACCCCATTATAAATGGACGGTACCCATACTCGATGCAAGAGATTGTCAAGGATAGGCTGCCATTGTTCAGCGATGAAGAGTCCAGGATGGTGAAATGCTCCATAGACTACGTTGGCATCAACCACTACACTTCTTACTATATGAAGGACCCTGGGACATGGAACCTGATGCCAGTCAGCTACCAGGATGATGGGCATGTTGGTTTTGTCTGTAAGTTCTCACTACACAACACCAAATTCTTGGAACGTATACCACTTTCCAGTTTCTTGTGCTGCTGTCAACTGTGACTAGATACTTATTCAGTCAGTAATATGCTTCTCACATGTTTCTGCAGATGAAAGAAACGGTGTTCCTATTGCCGCTCGTGTACGTGTACTGCTAGATGCCTACAAATATCAAAGGCAGGGAGGACTGAAAGTTGGTTTTGCCTCTGATTATGTAACTGTGAATTCTTTGATTATGCAGGCAAACTCCTACTTGTTGTACATTGTACCGTGGGGAATCAACAAGGCTTCTCTAAAATTTTTCCTTTATTTGGTTTCGGTTACTATTTCATTTCATCATGTCTCATTTCATATTGTTCCCAATAATTCATTAGAGTCAACTTCATAAGTTTTGACTAAATTTGATTTCTGTTCTTTGTTTCAAAATAGTGGCAAGATTAATTATGCCAGTCAAAACTTTTTTGTTCCATGGGTAGAAATAGAATTCGACTGTTCCATGATTCAGTGGCCAAAGATTGATTATTCGACTGTTCCATGACTGTTACATCAACTTCATAAGTTTTGACTAAATTTGATTTCTGTTCTTTGTTTCAAAATAGTGGCAAGATTAATTATGCCAGTCAAAACTTTTTTGTTCCATGGGTAGAAATAGAATTCGACTGTTCCATGATTCAGTGGCCAAAGATTGATTATAATTTTTCTTCTCCTTAAGAAGCAGATAGCATTTAAAGACTCTGATTTCCAACATGCTCTTATTTTACAGGAAAGAAGCATTCTGAACCTTTTCTGATCAGAGAGCATTACTCTGATAAAATACATGTAACCTTCTACCCTCATATATACACTGCTTAGATAaatactatttctatcattggTAATTGCTAACCTGCATTTATGATTCAGATCACTCATGTTTTAGGATGTTAATGAAGTCCTTGCCTGCAACTGTTTCAATGAAATAAGCAGCATGTCAAATTTAGTTTTGTGTGATCTCAGATTCATCTATGCTGAGATCTACTAAGCCTTTAACTAGCCACAGCAAACAATAATTATTTGCAGTATACTTGGTTTATGATAAGTATTTTCTTATTACATAGAAGCAAACTAAACTTCTGAATATCTATAACTAAGTGGCACTTGAATTACTCTTATGTTACTCTTATTCTTTGTAGCAAATGTTGATGCATTATGCCCATTGACAATCATGCATGTTATGAAGCCAGTAAATTACACTCATGaagttcttttcaaaaaaaaaacactcatgAAGCCTGCACAAGATGAGTCAATCTCGACCTGTATCTATGTATGCTGAATGTACCCGGCTCTGGGAATTGATATGTACCCAACCTGAAAAATGTTGAATTAAGTATAGAAATATCTCATGTTGCAGTACCACAATTTCTATTTCTACGATCATGATAGGTTTTAGTGCTGTTGCTGCTGTCTCATAGTATTTGAGAAGGCTGTGACAAGTGTTTCAACTATTCTGAAATGAGCTACATCTATGTTGGTTAGCAATCTGTATCTCCAACTTCACATCGGCACACAGTAACATGTTAAAGGAggatttttaaatattttttgaaagaAGAAAGTTAAGAAGTAGGTTTTCAGGATTCTAAGATGTTCTCAACTACATTCTGTACACTATTATTTTATTCCTCATATTATGGTTTCTGCCTTTCTGGCAATTATTACAATTCATTCTAATGCTAGAATTGGCTTGGCAAGTGAAGATTTGAAGAACACAAtagagaagacattgggtggTGCTGGAGTGGCCCTTTTATCCCCAAGGTATGTGTGATTCCTGTTGTGATTTTTGGACTATCGGTTTTCTCAGTTCACTTCTAAAGCAATATTTTTAGTTTTCAGGTGAACACCACTATGCTATTGTACTAGATCTTATTTTACTGGCAAATTATGTTACAGTTATCTTTAACCCATGAATAGACATGTATTTCAGTGCTCTCTTCTCCAGTTGACTATTTTAATATTAAAGTAAGAGTTGGTCATCTTGAATCCTTAAATAATTGGCTTTAATTTATGCAGCTTCTTCCAGGGATGATGGTTTACCTTGCATACAAAGCTGCAGCTTCGGTACAAGCTAAAATCTACAGAGACAAAAAGGATCTCCAATTGATACTCAAGAAAGGATATTTTATTTCAAAGATAACTcaggaaaggattaaggatatTTTATTTCAAAGAAAACTCAGGAAAGGATTATGACATCGGAAGTATATGTAAATAAATGTATATTCTATGGGTGATTATTTGAATTTTTTGAACCAGTTATTGTTGACTTCTTTGTGTGAGGACAATGGACCACGTACTACAGTAACCAGCATCTATGTGTTCATTTTAAAGCATTGACTGTGACTGGAGTCCCTATGCCTTTAAAAGTTATATCTATTCGATTTCTTATGCATCGATCTATGCCATTTGGCACATTCATTACCTTTGGTTTACTTATGTTTAAATGTACTTTTTATTACCTTTGATTTACTTCTATTTGATTTTTTAAACGGTTGGGCGCGCATTGTGCGCCTAATGTTCTAGTCAGAATAGTTAAAATCTACTGCTCTGCACTCTTCTCCCCGCATTCGACGGGCGAATCTGGACGTGTGTCGACCCGCGCGCGTTCTGGTTATTTTGCAAAAATACCCTCTGATTTTTTATAAATCGCAACTCAGTGCAACACATTCAAAATGATCGGAAATCATGTTCTAATATTGTTCATATAGGTCCTCCttgaaaattttaattttacaaACATCCCCGCAATGCACCTTTGCGAAAACGCCCTCCCGCAGCCCCGAACGGCTGAACCTCCACGCTCTCCTCCCGACTCCCATCTCCTGCTCCCCACCTccgccttctctctctccctctctgcgtccacgccgccgcctctcctccccttctccctctccgccTGCCTCCGTCGTccctccctgccgccgcccgctcctggAAGCTCCGGATCTGGCGGTGGGGTGTGGCTTGgaggaagggggggggggtccaGATCCGGCAGCGCTGGCCGGACGATGCCGGTGCTTGGGCGAGCAGGACAGCCCCGCTCTCACCgcgggcgccgcccctccccgcccCCCTCACCGTGGCGCTCCTCCCCTCCGGGATCCGGCAAGGGCGAGGCTCGCAGCACCGGCAGCGCCGGCCGGGCTGCCTCGTGGAGCGGCGTCTCCTCCCCTCCGGGGTCCGGCGAGGGCGCGGCTCGCAGCACCGGCGGTGCCGGCCGGGCTGCCTCGTGGAGCGGCGGCTCCTCCCCTCCGGATCCGGCGAGAGCCGCGGCTGGGCGGGCAGCGGGGGCCGCGGCTGCAGGGCCGGCGTGGCACCCCCACCTTTCCTTCCGGTGCAGGTGCCCCttctctccctcaccccctcctccgctGGCGCTGGTGCAGCGGCGGGGCAGCGGCCTGCCAGCCTCTCCCCTCCAGATTTGATGGTTCTAACCTCCAcgcctcctcggctcctcgcTGATCTGGATAGGAAGGATGGACACGCTGCTATGCTGAAGAAGGAAGAACTGCTCGTGCCAATCAGCTTAGCCATATCCTTGCGTGAATTAAGGTAGtgctccccttcctccttcctttAGCTTCGTACATTGCACCAGTAGGTTTGTGAACCtgtcctttttctcttgctcaTCAATTGTGTATAGAATTAAAATAAGCTACTGTTAGTACAAAATGTTCCAAGGTTCTCCATACATTTAGCAGGGAGATTTTCTATTTGGGTTGTTTTGCTAACCTGAACTATTGTTGTGTCTATACTGAGATAATAGGAGGATGTATTAGACTCTGCACCAGTTCTAGAGGTAAGACCAGAGGTATGTGCAATTgcccttttttttcttactgAATCATCAATCATCTATAGAATTAAAACACTCTGCACCAGTTCTAGAGGTAAGACCAGAGGTATGTGCaattgcctttttttttcttactgaATCATCAATCATCTAAAGAATTAAAACACTCTGCACCAGTTCTAGACGTAAGACCAGATGTATGTGCAATTGCCCTTTTTTTCTTACTGAATCATCAATCATCAATAGAAATAAAACAAGGTTTTAACTGTAGTAGAAAATGTTTTGTGCAGGAGAACACCCCTTGCGTTTTGTGGAGGAGAACACCCGGTGCCCCAAAATCTCCGGATAATTCAGCGAATCCTCAGAGCGAGAGGTACAGAATTGGTGAGTGAGACTTCCACCCCTCTGATTCATTACCAATATAAACAACCGGATCCAATATTCATTATTTCTATCACCATCCTGTGAGGCTATGTCATATTTGCGTTCAGAAATCAGCAGCAAGTTATCATGACGACGTGATCTGGGAAAACAGCTCTCCACTGCTTGCTTGCTCAGCCTCCTCTTTTTCCTCTGAAGTTCTATCATATAAAAAGTTTCTTAATTTTGGATAGGCCACTGAAAACTTATTTGTTGTCGAAATGGGTTAGTCACGTGTTTAAAAGAAATGGCTGCCAGCCTTCCTGTGCGCcggttatttttcttttattggtGTGAAATGTTTCTTTTGTCATAATGTCATCTGAATTTTTATTCATTGTGTATATTAGCCTTAGTGTAATTTCTTTACCCAGCAGGCCATCTACTGCTTGCATGcgcttccttttttttaatcCAATAAAGCTGTGTAATTTCCCATGGTAATATTGTTGCTGCCttttggtctgtgcttggtaaTTCTCTTCCATTAAAAGGGGGTATACTTTCCTGATGAGCTTGAATTTAGTATGCTTGATAATAAGTTCAACACCCAAACTAGGCATAGATAATCTTAATGAGCCGAAGCATTAGTTTGCAAGAAATGAATTTATTGACTATTGATATCCAAACCTCGTGGTCTCCAGGTAGATTTGGAGGAGTATATGGGCAGTCAAAGCTTTCAAACATCTTGCATGCTAATGAACTTGCGCGCCCTACCATATAAACAGACGAAAAGAAGTAAATATTAGACAATGAAAGCCCTGAACAACAGATGAATGCCACAGTGAAAGCCACGCCGGCTAATGCAAAGAAGAAATCACCTGCAAGTTCATTAGCATGCAAGATGTTTGAAAGCTTTGACTAATGAACTAATTTTTACTTCTTTTCGTCTGTTTATATGAAAAACTTCCAGAACAACGGCTGATCGCCACGCCGTGCTCACCTTCGCCGCCACCTGCCGCGTGTTCCTGGCAATAGCTCACAGATTGCGGTATGTGCCATTAGCTTGCTTTCTTTGAAATTTCGTTGATTATTATCTAAACCGACCTCGTCTGATATCTGCTTTTTTTTCTGGGAAAGAAATTTTCGAGTTTCGAGTATGTGGAGTGTAATGGAAAAGATGTTGGGCTCAGCGTGCGAAAGAAGTCTGAAACAGTTCTTGCCATTGTGGGTGGGAGAAACTTACTGATGCAGTTCCAAGTCAGGGAGAAGGCTGCTGCTACGAGGGATAAGTAAGGCATTCACGCCTGACTTACTGATGCAGCAGTATGTTCTTTTAGCAGATTAGCAAAATTCTCATCTTGACATGGATGCATATGTAGGTACTTCGGTTTGTCATCAACTGAGGTAACATACAAGTCAAACACAGCATCATTTGGTAGTGCCAGCTACTTCCATATGCCTGTCCTGATTTGCGAGAGCTGGCTTGCCTCTGATcaaagggggggggggaataCTAATAAAGTAGGATGGTAATACAATCTGAATAAGCATTCCTATCATAGATAAATATTGGATTTCATATCATACTACaaccttttcttttgaagtaataCTGCAACCTTTTGGAGACTACTGCTTAGAATTCTTGTGTTCAATATGGAATCTGGATAGCCTTGCTTCCAGCATCTATATGTTGGACTTCCTTTGACTGGTTAATTTTGATCGTTTCTAGGATATTCAAACAGAGCTTATTTAGTCTAGAAGGAATCAGATGATCAAACGGGGAACGGTAAAGGAACGGCTAACAGTTGATTCAGTGTCTAGGAAGATGGCTGGTTTGTGTCCACTCATGCTAGAAGAGGTGAGCTTGCTTATAACATATTGTCTGTTTGCTCGCTAAATTTGGTTGAAATGGTTCATTAATCAACTGTTCTTTTTGGTTCTGCTAACATATAGAGGCTGACAAAATATATGAAACAGAGTAAGACAGTTCTAGAtgataatttttctttttctcgaaCACAGATGATAATTTTTCTTGTGTGGATCTTTACATTAGGAATATGAACTTTGTGTTTTTTCTTTGAAACATCATCGGCCAGGGCCTGTGTCATGCAAAGTTGGAATTTTAGCCGCTAACAAGACCTTACCATGACCCATATAGTCTATCTGACATAATTAAGATCCATATAATGGCTAATGCATTCTAAACATAAAAAACAATCGACGACAGTGCAGCAAAAAATTATGCGAGGCTAATAAGGCGTAGATACATTTCATCTGAGAAGAATAGTATAGCCAGGCCATTATATTCAGAAACATCTGGTTTAGGATTATGGTTTATTATTAGCAGGGTGCATTTTCTAATTATGCAGGTCATGATTCACTAAACATTATGAAGAACAAATGAGATATGTCATGACTACTTGATAATCATCTTGTATTGATCCTCATCGTTTTTTGGCATGATGAGCAACTTATCACTGTAAGGATGCATGGTCACCAAAcatatcattttttattttgttttgattTGATGAATTTGAAGCAAATGTGTGATCCAAGTATTATGATGCTCTGCTGTTGTGAAAATTGCTAAATACTCAACTTCCACAAAGGATTCTCTTGATGGTGGCTTATCCACCATTGTAAAGAAAAACAGAATTGCTATTTTTGTAGGCTCAAAGCCATACTAGCAAGCAGGGCTCCTCAATCTAAACCTGAATTATTTTCTTGACCGCTGATGGTGCTTTGCTTAAAATAGAAGGAACATATgggaaagaattcaaatcgtCAATAATTCTTTAAAGAATCAGTAATAAAGGAGAAATTGATCTTGTCCCGAGGGTGTCATTCTGTTTGGGTAGAACTTTCTTGTTTTGTTTGGCCCTGTCTACAAGCTGTAGAATGGCTTGTCCATTCATTTGCTGTAAACGATGACAGTCTTTTGCTTTGCATTAAGACGTGGTGTTTCATCTCCTAAAACTCTAAAAAATGATCCCATATCTTCATGAGCTAACTTATGGTTTCTGTGCTTTGCAGATTGAATAAAACACTTATCATGGAGGCTGTTGTGTTGATGGGCATACTATAGAGGTAATAATGTTAACTGATGTATGTCCATTTCTTCCTTGTGCTCTGAAGCTGCAAGTTTGGATTGGGTGGGTTGTGTTTGACTGTTTGCAGCGGTCGTTTCAGATTGCCCTTTCACTAACTCTTGAATTATTGCGCCTCAAGTATTTGTTCTGCATGTGCATTAGTTAAGTTAGCCTTGCAAAAAGATTTCTGATTTGGGTGCTCCTGGCCTTTCTACATGTCCTGCTGTTTATATAGTAGTTGGCTACCTAGGCAAGGGGCTTACTCTAAGGTTGAATGTTATGTCTCATCCAAGTTGTGAGTACATGTGTCACATGTGCTCTAGAGTTGCTTCTGAGTTTGAATCATTGCAAAATATTTTGTCAATATCAGGTTCTCATCCAACTATGAGTAATTATTTGTTTTCGTAGTGTATGTTTGTGCCTTACTCATCCTGTTTTATCACATTTTAGACAATAGCAGCAAACTGTTAATCAATTTATTTTTGTCTTAAGACTGAATGTTAGTTTTTTACTAGAAAATGTATCCTCATATGCTGTTACATGTCACAGATAATGATGAGTTTGTGATCTTAAGTTTGAGTGTTAAAGAATTTGACCTGGTGACTCGGAAGCTTCACGGGCAGATCCACCTCCAAAGATTAAGAACATTAGCTTCAGTGTTTGGGATGTGAGTGGTCAGGACAAGGTATGAATAAAACCTTTTTGTTTGGGTGATATTACTTTTGATATGATACAATTATTATTGCTAATTTCATGTATGTATTATAATATGAAATTTAACACTCACTTCAAATTTTGATGGATGAAAATGTTGCCGATTACACATTTAAGGTTATCAGGTACTAGCAACATATTCCGggtcgagctcgagctccaGCACGACCTCAAGCTCAAGCACAGCAACGAGCACCGGCCAGCAAGCCGGATATGAGACACCTATGACGATAGTGTACCCACAATCGCACAGTGCTCAATGCTAGCGTATTAATGATGTATCTATTCCTATATGCTGTAATTTTGTGTTGAATTTATCCTATACCAAGTATGTCATTTGTAACATTTCATTACCTTCAATTTATACTTATTTAATTGCATATTTATTATCTTTGATTTTTACTTATATTGAATTGTATAAACAGTAGGGCGCTAATCGCCCGCCTAATGTAATTTATTCGAGGTATGGCCGAGCCGCGCGTACGTGTGCTGCCACACGCAGCTGGCCGCCGGGACCGCAGAGGAAAAGAAACCACACGCGTCGGACACACGGCGCACCCGCCCCCGACGCCGCCGGTCTGTTGGACGCGCACCGCGCCCGTGCACTTCCATAATCGGGAGCCGCCTCCGCCCGGTTCCCCGTCGAACGGCTTCCTCCGCTGTCACCGGCAACCTATTCCCTCTCTGCTCCATGCGATCGAGGCTCCTCTACGGCGGCGTCAGGGTCAGAGGAGGCACCTCTCCTCGTGCTCCAGCAGCCTGGCAGAGGGCTTGGCCAGTTGGTCTGGACGACGGGGGTCCCTATGCATCTTGCGGAAGATGGATAAGAGATGCGTCTATAAAGTCCATTAAAATCCAATAGAAATAAAAACAATGCGCGGGGTTCATATCTACCTACCGTGTGATCTTAAAAAACAGAACAGCAAGCAGCCCAATAAGCAACAGAGTGCAGCAAACCAGATGCTAAGGCAGAGAAGTGCCAGAGTCGAATACAACAGCCCGCGCACATCCAGAGACGAGCAAACATTTTCAAACAATGGTTTCAATATTTCTTTAATCTCAGTTCAACAATTTGGACACACTAGATAAACATTTGGGTGGAAATGTCGGAATAATATGTTTAAAATGGCAAAGTAGTATATCCAACATGTTGAATTGATAAATACCAAATgttcattttttaaaaaatatactccctccgttccataGTATGTGTGTATAATATGTGTCGCACGGAAAATGTGAACGAGCAACACATATTAAGGGACAGAGGAAGTACATAAAAAAAGAATATACTCACATTGGATCATCTTGCATTAATTTCAAACAACACAGCGGTTCAAACGCTTTTCCAAATAGGTTATTGGTTCATGAAAAAATTGTATTTCAATTTTAAAAATTAGGTAgattttcttccacctcctttACTCCCATACTGACACGTGTCCTATACCTGACAGTTTGACACCTCTTTTCACCCATGCGCACGCACATCTACTCGGCCTACGCATCAACTCATCATCTCAACCGTTGCATGAATCTTAGACATTGAAAGGTACGGACTTGTTTAGTTGTTTTGGTCAAATTGTTTTGAACCGAAATTttactatttcggagtactaaataaagtctatttataattttttttgcagagatggattataaattgcgagacgaatctaatgagtctaattaattcatgattaatccataattagcgaatggttattgtaacatcactgttgcaaatcatggattaagtaggctcattagattcgtctcgcgatttacagcccatccgtaaaaaaaatttataaataaacttcatttagtactataTTTAATTTGATGTTTTTGAGTGCAAAAACTTGAGATCTAAATGAGACG from Panicum virgatum strain AP13 chromosome 7N, P.virgatum_v5, whole genome shotgun sequence includes the following:
- the LOC120682397 gene encoding myosin IC heavy chain-like, which produces MPVLGRAGQPRSHRGRRPSPPPSPWRSSPPGSGKGEARSTGSAGRAASWSGVSSPPGSGEGAARSTGGAGRAASWSGGSSPPDPARAAAGRAAGAAAAGPAWHPHLSFRCRKDGHAAMLKKEELLVPISLAISLRELRRMY
- the LOC120680631 gene encoding beta-glucosidase 26-like isoform X1, translating into MHTPLFSSSCVDWEKLMSVVHALSLDAATARSGRRWCLGSMVAVFSFGTMPLGTLHRFLDPIINGRYPYSMQEIVKDRLPLFSDEESRMVKCSIDYVGINHYTSYYMKDPGTWNLMPVSYQDDGHVGFVYERNGVPIAARVRVLLDAYKYQRQGGLKERSILNLF
- the LOC120680631 gene encoding beta-glucosidase 26-like isoform X2 yields the protein MHTPLFSSSCVDWEKLMSVVHALSLDAATARSGRRWCLGSMVAVFSFGTMPLGTLHRFLDPIINGRYPYSMQEIVKDRLPLFSDEESRMVKCSIDYVGINHYTSYYMKDPGTWNLMPVSYQDDGHVGFVYERNGVPIAARVRVLLDAYKYQRKEAF